The region GATTTTAATATAACAATGTAAGGAACATTATGAAGTTACCTCTCCTCTGGAGAAATTACAGAGGTGGAAAGGGAGTATGTAGTGTCCATAGAAAAATAGAACCCCCCCtgtaaaatgcagttttgtttaATACAACAGTCCAGTCATAAGTATTGCCTTAAAAGCCCTTTATACTTCTGGAGTTTCATACAACACGTTTGTTTTTCAAGTGTGTCAGGATGAGTGATACCTATGTGGACAATGAGTTGTTGGACTATGAGGTGGATGAGGTGGAGGCTGTAGGGGTCGGGGcagttggaggtgcaggtgaCATGTCGGTAAAGAAGGCGGGAGTAAAGGGCTCCTATGTGTCCATCCACTCATCTGGATTCAGGGACTTCCTGCTGAAACCTGAACTGCTTAGAGCCATAGTGGACTGTGGGTTTGAGCATCCATCTGAGGGTAAGTAGCTGGTGAAACACTAGAAAGGATTTGAGGGTTTTAGAGttgcaaaaaactgaaaagcgAAGTTGgcaaatgtatgtttttccttgtttgattttaaaataagacTTATATTGTAGGTGCAGGTGGTTAAACCTTTGCTGATGTTCACTCCgctccattttctctctctctacttccatttttctgataatgaCTGGTGTCAGTTCATGTCTTAATAGAGGGACatgttgaatgtgtgtttttattacagttCAGCATGAATGCATCCCTCAGGTAATTCTTGGTATGGATGTGCTCTGTCAGGCCAAGTCTGGGATTGGGAAGACTGCAGTGTTTGTTCTGGCAa is a window of Xiphias gladius isolate SHS-SW01 ecotype Sanya breed wild unplaced genomic scaffold, ASM1685928v1 HiC_scaffold_1346, whole genome shotgun sequence DNA encoding:
- the LOC120787279 gene encoding spliceosome RNA helicase DDX39B-like, with protein sequence MSDTYVDNELLDYEVDEVEAVGVGAVGGAGDMSVKKAGVKGSYVSIHSSGFRDFLLKPELLRAIVDCGFEHPSEVQHECIPQVILGMDVLCQAKSGIGKTAVFVLATLQQLEPITGQ